In Deinococcota bacterium, the genomic window TGGTGAGCGCCGCGACCACGCCGTAAAAGCCCCTCCCCGCGACCCGCTCGACCGCGTGCGTCAAGACCGGCAGCCAGGGCAGGAGCTGCTCGAAGAGGAGCGCCCTCTGGCCGTGGCGGGCGCGCGCCGCGGCCACCTCGTCAGCGGCTTGAGCTTCGCGCTCGAGCATGATCGTCACCGCCTCGAGCTCGGCGGCTATGTGGTCGCCCGCGGCCAGGCCCGCGCCCGCTTGCAGCTCGAGCCCCAAGGCCCGGTAGACGCCCGTCACGAAGCCCGACCAGGGGGCGTTCAGCCCGCCCGAGGGGTCCAGGTAGACCGAGGCATAGGGGTAGACGTTGAAGTCGAAGAGCCAGGAATGGTCCCCGGCAAGGTCGGCGCCGAGATGAGGCGCCAGCTCAGGGACTTCGCCTGCGAGCTCGAGCGCGTCCTCGCCCGGCGGCCCCAAGAAGAGCCCCGCCAGAAAGCGGGTGAGCGCGGCGCGCTCGAGCGGGCTCACCAGAGGGGCGGCTCAGCCACCGGCGATGTACTGCCGCAACTGCTCGATAAAGAACTCCTGCTGGGTGATGATGGCCTTGACCACGTCGCCGATCGAGATGATGCCCACCAGCCGGCCGTCTTGCGTCACCGGCAGGTGGCGGATGCGCTCGTCGGTCATGATATTCATGCAGCGCTCGACGGTGTCGTCGGGCGTGACGCATTTGGGCTCCGGGGTCATGATGTCGCGGACCCTTGTCTCGCGCGACGACTTGCCCTTCAAGATGACCTTGCGCGCGTAGTCCCGCTCGCTCATGACGCCGACGAGCTTGCCGCCCTCGAGCACCAGCAGCGCGCCGATTTCCTTTTCGGCCATCAGCCGGATGGCGTCGTAGACGAGCGCGTCGGGCGCAATCGACCAGAGCGAGGGTTCCTTCGTCAGCAGGAGCTGTTGGACGGTTGCCACGGTTACCCCTTTCGCTAGTTGGCGTTAGCCGATTATACGCGACGCTAATCGTCGCCGGGAATGAGTTCCCTCTCACCCAGGCCGGGCAGGTCGTAGGCTTCGCGGGCGGGCTTCAGCGGCCTGAGCAGCCAGTAGGGGCGGCGCGTCCCGTCGGGGCTGTGCTGGGAAGCCGGGCGAGTCTTGGCGAGCCATTCCTGGTAGGAGGCGTGCGCTCGCGCGGTGTCGGCGCGGATGTCGCCCTGCTTATCGCCCACGCGGGCCCTTTCGACCCTGACGGCCTGGTGCCAGCAGTGCATGCCGGAGACGGGGTCGGGGTGAACCTCGAAGGTGATGTTCTGGTGGACGCCCACGTCGCTCCACCAGATGCGGGCGGTGTCGGGGTCGGCGGAGACGAAGGGCGTGACGCCCCGCTCCCTCGTCATCCGCCACTCGTCGCCTTGGCGCGCCAGCGAGACGACGCTCGAGAGCGAGCGGTTGCCACCGCCCGCACCCTTATCAGTACCGTCGAGCCGCCAGCGCCCGAAGTGGTGCGAGCAGGCGACGATGTCGGGGCGGATGCCCTCGGTCAGCCAGGCCCTCACCACGAAATAGCCGATGCGGGTGGTGACGCGCACCAGGTCACCCGTCCTCACGCCCAGCTCGCGCGCTTTGGCG contains:
- a CDS encoding molecular chaperone TorD family protein, with product MSPLERAALTRFLAGLFLGPPGEDALELAGEVPELAPHLGADLAGDHSWLFDFNVYPYASVYLDPSGGLNAPWSGFVTGVYRALGLELQAGAGLAAGDHIAAELEAVTIMLEREAQAADEVAAARARHGQRALLFEQLLPWLPVLTHAVERVAGRGFYGVVAALTREALFEHADALLGGEAAPAFRFPEAEDELQPFLLSGKGRGPGKAGEARAALQSLITPARSGLFLSREDITRLGRRLELPVRFAERAFMLEALAQAAADQERLEALFGELRREAREQREAIERWGRAHPALAPVWEDWLGKLEATDERLLAFAKDFGAFDARDDVE
- a CDS encoding CBS domain-containing protein, encoding MATVQQLLLTKEPSLWSIAPDALVYDAIRLMAEKEIGALLVLEGGKLVGVMSERDYARKVILKGKSSRETRVRDIMTPEPKCVTPDDTVERCMNIMTDERIRHLPVTQDGRLVGIISIGDVVKAIITQQEFFIEQLRQYIAGG